TTATCGAATGAAAATCTTTGTAACCACATTTTCGTTTTGAGGTTCAACTCTGTACAAGAGGGCGTCTATTGGCCGACTGTAAGCTAAGTGGCCAgatatgtttttcttcaattGTCCAACTCAATTTGTCAGTTAAATCATGTGTGTTTAATAGCATATTTACATAGATTACCACGGATTACTGACCCAAGACCTCCGGCTCTTGAGGGCTTCATATATGATTGAAAGAATTGACTCCTAGCTCTAACATAATCAAGTGGAAAAGTGTTTTTATTCTCTCGGAGACCTGAAAGATgatcaatatttcataaaaaaaaaaacagattctACAGTTCAAAACTTTTCATAGCCTTATCAGTTTGTGACAGCAAAGGATCGGGTTTCAGAACAGAAACATATGAGGataattgtgaacaaaatatcCAAGGCTGTCTGACTTctgtttcaactgtttttttggATTGGATATACCTTGACAGACTTGGTGTCTAAACCAGTGGTCAGATGGTTGGTTGATAAGGGACAGTGTCCAGCCTGGCCTTCACTGATTGACTGCTTGATAGCCAGGGTTTGACATGTGTGGCTAATGTTTCAAAGGAAAATGAGCGATATGGCACAAGGTGTTCATAAACAGATTGAAAACTTTCAATGAATTTAGATGACAGTATTAACTCACCAGCTGCATGgtgaatttgtattttatcatcCAAGTGGATTGAAATATTggatattaattataatttattttatgctgTTTAATGGATTAAAACACAAAGGTTATAaggatatataaaaataaggaTTTATCATATTAAGGAAAAGATGGTAAAAATATCaactatattaaacaaatattttgtatttcttaacttGCTATTGTAGAGGCTTTTAAGGCCTTCTTCAGTGTAAAAGTtgtttgaaggaccaaaacacaaaatgtttaaaaatcatctttttttattttttagttttaaggTTCAATATTTACCAAGTACAATACATACACCCTTTCCAACATTAGTGTATAGGTATATCaagaatttgagcaaatttAACGAAAAATAATCGGATATTCAAtcaaaaaagcatttgcattttttcacaaaattctttatacaaaatgaatatattttggtGTGAAAATAGTCAACACTAGCCTATCGACAATGGCTTGctgctttgtggtgattgcagctattttaagaaagatatttgcatttttgtaacaaggaaatgaattcaatttactatctttcattattttattgaatatcctTCTTTGAAAAGATATCATTAAGAAACACCAAGGCATGAATGATTGGGTCAACTACTTATAAATACTGCAAAAACATGTCACAAACGATGTATGTTTGATTTCAGAAAAAGACTGATCGtcaaaaatagataaaacatgaattttaaacatttcaagtttttccccacccacttttgtaCTGTGGAAAACCCTTAATcagttaattatattttatattttacctgTTAACATTTAGGTAatgatcaattataaaaaaaagcttATATTATGTAAAGGAAAAGatagtaaatatattaaataaacatcttaACTGACATTTGCTTGATTTGCTATTGTAGAGgaatgaattataaaatattttataataaaactttaaaccgttttcaaatttaataaaatttggaTAACCATCTCTTATTATTATGTCACCTCtgtgaacataaatataattcatagcAAATAAACTTTTCCCCTACTATTCGtgatacaatatattttctgaaaccTGTTAACTCCCTGGGTATAATCAACTAAATCTAGCAATCCACATCATCGAGCCATTAACAAAGTTTCCTCTCTGTATTTTCAGATAAAAGAAACACAACTGGAGAACTAGCAGTCCCAACTTGAGAGCTCTCCAAATCTTCCCGTCAAGGACGGACAGACAACTGGCGACTTTACAGGAAAACGAGGAAATTGGCTTGTATAGCTTTCCACCCCTCTAAGGACAACAGTCATCAAAATCCGACTGCTTTTCGAATGAAATTTCCATCATTTTAGCCGTTATTAGACAGCAAAGTAAAAAAGGCCAGATACTCTTCTACATAGACATTATTATGTAGTGGCTTTTTGATCAATCATAATTGCATGCTGGGATATTCAAATTAAGGAATAAGTAGACGGCTTGCCTGATAAAACTGTCTGAGATTCCCGCACTTAAGTGTCCAGTTTTACGAACTCCGAGAAACCAGAGCAGATTCTGTTGCTCTCGAACAAGTGTGGATATAGCTTCATACCAAACTGAGTTCTGAAGGATGTTACACAGGCAAATGTGACCAAATGCGGGTCAGGAAAAGTTTGTTTCGCCATGTAAGGATGAAGCGATTCAGTCCGAATGGTTCTGGCAATTATCCCGACCCCTCAAAGCCTCCTGATGGGGAAAATCACAGTCGGCTTACTGATGGGTCGAAACGTGTGAAAACGTCTCAGTCATTTGAGAGCTTGTTTGACAGTGAGACACTCAGTGACATCACTGTCGATGTGAATGAAGGTCAATATGTGTTCAACGCTCACAAAATGATTCTTGGAATAAAGAGTGAAGTGCTTGCAGCTGAGCTAAATGATTTAACGCCTGCATCATCGGAAGGTGAGCGACCAGTGTTGTGTGTTCAGGAGCCGCCAGAATGTGCCGACGTGTTCTGCCGATTCTTGTTCTTTGTCTACAGTGGCACGGTATGGCTCCACAGGGATTATGTGATAGCATTACAGAGGCTTGCTCAGAAATATGAGATGCAGCCACTGTTACTCCACTGTGAAAACTTCATAACCCAGATCCTTAACAACACACTAGCGGGCTGCGACATTCCCTCACATGGGTTCCATGTAACTGTTGTCTGCTCCTTGTATGAGGATACAACCCAGACGGCCCAAGTTAGAGACCTCGCCTTCAAGGTGTTATGTCTGTGTTTTACCAACCTTGTGCAATGTGATCGCTGGCCGACATGTTCCTGGCAGCTTGTGTGCGACCTCTTGAAGAGTGAGTACTGCCAGGCAGAAGAGAATGTAATTCTTACATCAGCCACTGATTGGATGAAGCGGAACAGCCTTAACGACAAGGCTCGAATTGAGGACATCCTTACACACATTAAATACCCTTTGCTGCATAAAAAAGTGCTATACATGATGCAAAAGAATGGTGCATTTAAAAACTTTCCTCGTGTGCAGGAACTCCTGAACAATGCTGTGAAATACCACTGTTTTAAAGACATTCCCGAGGCCCAGCCTGACTTTGTTGGGCCGCAATTTATGCCCAGACGAAGAATGCCACCAATAGTCACTAACGAGAATAACAATTATGCCGTGGAGGCGAGCCCTACGTCTATGCGATACTCTGACTCGTCCAGTCGCGAGGACATTACGTACATGAGCACTTCCGACTTGACTTTCATGAACAACAGTGTGAATGAGACTTCTACCCATGAAAACACGCCCTCACCTTCTTTTTACCTTGATAAAGCCAGCTAACAGTGGATATTGTACAAAATGTGTTAAGTTTTAGTGCAAGTCTTAAATTGGAAAAGTTTTATCTCGATTCCATCAAcattaaattcaacttaattgaatgacaaattgatttttttttatcacatttgttttacaacattttggTGCAAGCGATAAATTTGCAAACTCCTACACGTTCATGAGTTTTCTTGGTGTTAATGCGCATTTATATTACCTGGtgcataataataatgaataatattcATGACATTATGTTGTATGTTATCATTTTATGTGCTataaaattaacgttttattACATATTGGGAGAATGGTTTGTCtcataaatataagtaataagcTGTAAAGCTGTTGTTACATTGGTTACATGTTtatcttcatttgaaatattgataattatatcatatgcTTTCTAAGACATTTTGTTATTGCTTCTTTCATACAGTTtataaaactgaaattaaatagtgtgtttttttatttctctatCTCAGTTGCCAGGTTGAGTCTTGGTTGTGCATCTCAATGCAGAAATAATTTAGGTTTAGCCTTGGTGTTTTCTATATACAAGTTACCCAAGTTTGAGTCTTGGTGCCCTTATACAAGTTCTCATTGAGGGAAATAAGGCTGAGTCTTGGTAACCTTATATAAGTTACCCATCTCATTGAGGGTAATAAGGTTGAGTCTTGGTACCCTTATATAAGTTACCCATCTCATTGAGGGAAATAAGGCTGAGTCTTGGTACCCTTATATAAGTTACCCATCTCATTGAGGGAAATGAGGCTGAGTCTTGGTACCCTTATATAAGTTACCCATCTCATTGAGGGAAATGAGGCTGAGTCTTGGTACCCTTATATAAGTTACCCATCTCATTGAGGGAAATAAGGCTGAGTCTTGGTACCCTTATATAAGTTACCCATCTCATTGAGGGAAATAAGGTTGAGTCTTGGAACCCTTATATAAGTTACCCATCTCATTGAGAGAAATAAGGTTGAGTCTTGGTACCCTTATATAAGTTACCCATCTCATTGAGGGAAATAAGGTTGAGTCTTGGTACCCTTATATAAGTTACCCATCTCATTGAGGGAAATAAGGTTGAGTCTTGGTACTCTTATATAAGCTACCCATCTCATTGAGGGAAATAAGGTTGAGTCTTGGTACCCTTATATAAGCTACCCATCTCATTGAGGGAAATAAGGTTGAGTGTTGGTACCCTTATATAAGTTACCCATCTCATTGAGGGAAATAAGGTTGAGTCTTGGTACCCTTATATAAGCTACCCATCTCATTGAGAGAAATAAGGCTGAGTCTTGGTACCCTTATATAAGTTACCCATCTCATTGAGGGTAATAAGGTTGAGTCTTGGTACCCTTATATAAGTTACCCATCTCATTGAGGGAAATAAGGCTGAGTCTTGGTACCCTTATATAAGTTACCCATCTCATTGAGGGAAATAAGGCTGAGTCTTGGTACCCTTATATAAGTTACCCATCTCATTGAGGGAAATAAGGCTGAGTCTTGGTACCCTTATATAAGTTACCCATCTCATTGAGGGAAATAAGGCTGAGTCTTGGTGACCTTATATAAGTTACCCATCTCATAGGGGAAATAAGGTTTGAGATTTGGTGACCTTATATAAGTTACCCATCTTATTGGGGGAAATAAGGTTTGAGATTTGGTGACCTTATATAAGTTACCCATCTTATTGGGGGAAATAAGGTTTGAGATTTGGTGACCTTATATAAGTTACCCATCTTATTGGGGGAAATAAGGTTTGAGATTTGGTGACCTTATATAAGTTACCCATCTTATTGGGGGAAATAAGGTTTGAGATTTGGTGACCTTATATAAGTTCTGCATATAATCATTGAGGGAAATAACACAAAATTGTgatcaaataaaatcaaatcagtTGAGGTGTTGTTACACTTGTTTGATAACATTAAGAATAACtttcattgttttcttattcTGGTTATTTCATGCAATGTAACTATTTCTGTTTCAACAGTGAATCGATTCATTAAAATTAGCTTACTCAAACACTAGAGATACTGCAAGTTTAAAAGAATGGTTGAGGGGAAAAATTAAGACTTCTAGCTTGTAAATCCTTGTTTGATTGAATTAACTGTTGAAGAAAACCATGTTTTACAAGAGGCAATTATTGGGGAACTTAAAGAACATATATCTCCTTTTACCATTAGTTATGCAATTTACCAATAGCGCCTCATAGAAAATGCGAATGCTCGTCTGTGGAACAAGGGGCTtacttaacaattattaaaaccagataattaactagagattgcttttttgaaaaagcgctcgTCTCcactattgtgtggtcgtatctgagaaaaaataaatgatggacataaaatttgtaattttggactggagacgaaccaaTAGTAaggtttggtttattcacccgtattaaccctttacttcatagatacgcaattttacttatctatccatagcttcatagatacggatcttaacgttttatccatagcttcatagatacgtaatcctacgtattcgtaatgtaggggcatttattttcatacctgatgcttgtttatgcgctataaattcatattcatgaagtataaacatcgataaatacaatgcactaaaaaaaacactatgttactatttaaagaattttgGAAAATCGCAAAATAAGGTTactggtatcaaagatgcgtaaaacgttgactgcgcaggtttgtgggcattcctgtctcgttttcctcgtggaaatttacacaatactgcaagttataattaactaccaataatacaactatattttattgatcacgcgcctgacgtcacaggtcatggttcgaaaacgtgtcaaaatgtcggccatgttggataaacaaaaaatcatctggcttgtataaacaaaggccataaatcattatatgggacatatgtgtcacttctgtttcgctaatccggtcataaaaatgcgcatctgcttctacaaattgaaagtaagtacaaatgtgttataaaataatgactatccctattgttaaactttgacatgacccaatttaacatcgatcagctgttgaaacacgtgttttcgaatacacaagaatgcaatgtagagctaatttctgcccttgttaacttcagtttaaaacaacattcctgaataatgtcatttatatttcagtgtttgtctgacgaatcggaacattctggcttcaattaaaatgagtttgagacATTGAGTACGACGTCGAGAATTCAGACCTCGGCGTCACGCACACAAGGATACGAgaaatgaggatttttaaaatcaaacccaaatgacaatacatggacatgcaataaacgatataaatttagtaaacaataacatgcaggcctcatttagtagttgaataataactttatttgttcattgtagtgttaaataaccgaaagttatacgtactgtgactgttgatcaactttttttttcttctgtatcatatatataaatataccgtgcttctttgttgtgaactattttttaattctgtccatctttgtttcaattcaggttgcattaaatgaattataaaaatatgttgtttatataatatttcgtgttatgtttgataaataaaagtgtaataaaaattaattttcatcaaatttgacatatttttctgtttgtttatgaatatcatgcggaaataatttagataacaaaataaaatttatatgactggattggaaatttaattctctataaactttacattgatgacttattgattaaaccaaaaaaaatactaagaaaataggtttgtaatacattagggttaaaattccaataatatcaataatctcctatgaagtaggggtactgatatgaactgataagccatgaactggcagcctgaaatggcttaggtttacatgaagtaaagggttaaatagtgaatatctactgcgaccttgacctttgacttagtgatctcaaaatcaattggggtcatctactagtcatgaccaactagcataccaaatatgaagttcctggttgcaagcattctttatttattgagtggaaaccgtttcttcacctcaaggtcacggtgaccttgacctttgacctactgatctcaatagctgtcatctactagtcatgaacaactagcataccaagtataaagttccttgacccaaaggatctttagttatgagcggaaaccgtttcttcaccccATGAATGGAggagacataattataataaattgtcTGGGGCAacttgtgtaccaagtttcatatgaataccTTGAGCtgactcaacaattattaaaaccagaTTAATGGGCCATATATTTGTTTCTGGCAACTTATGTACCAAGtttcttttttaagttatggccaagattTAAATTTCTGTACAATGCTCATGCCAACAATGATACCAATACTATGACTTTTCCGTCAAAAAAACAGACGAgccaaaaatatcattaatattcaaTGCATAATATTTAGCATAAACTGAAGAGCTGAAATTTCTGCAGAAAGTCTGGCAGGGGACACATATGCCCAAGTCGCTAATTAATTGTCATCCATCCATCTTACGCCGCATCACGGAGGCTCAAGGGTGGAAAAGAAGTGTCTCATCTTTTATTGATGCCCCAAACTACATGGAAATCCTCTTGCTTTTCTATTAATGATgcgcaaaatattgaataataatgttCACCTGTCACGTCTACTCGGAATTTACTACAGGAATGGTTGCGGTTAACCATAACTtatgattgaaaatattattcatttcaatcTTGAAAATTAATATGACGCAAATGGGAGCTCTGCTCCGCCTCGTCACTTGCCGGAGGGAAGTTGGTTTAGTCAGACTTAGTGGTCAAagtaattcatttaattatacaaCCATGTACTATTAGTAATTGATGAAATGTAATCCTTTAATTGGTTTATTGACTTGACGCTAAATCGGATTAAGATCATGCAACATCcttttattgttaaacaaaagAGTTTAATATACGTAattcttttaatgtttgatataaTAGATTGTTAACTACAGCGGGCAACAATTTGAGCTGTTCACCTCCGCACTGTCACACGCTGACATCATTGGCAATGCGAAAAGAATACAGATTTTACTCTAATCGTTTGAATAAGTTCATAGTTAACTACATACCAAATTTCTTCATAATATGTCATTCCTTATATAGCTAACATTTGAGCAGAAAGTTGTCCTTGCACTTGACTCCATttaccccaaatgcaatcccaagGTACATCTCTATATGagctacataccaagtttcatcaccaTATGTCAATATTAACTTAAACCCTAATCGAAGTCATTGAACTGAGGCCATTTGAGCTTGACGCCAGGAAACACGACCACCCGCCTGGAAATAACGCCGGCCCGCCCAACAACATCTCCTGTATTacaaaaaggattttttttcttttttcatcaaAGTTTTTCTGCTAAAAGCCATTAAAACAGCTGCTAATGAGAAATATTTACTGGGTTTCAGGGATCATTCAAGctcattaaatatcaatttacaataattatcaaatgttgaaaaacCTCATTTAATCTGAAACAAGCTTGTCAGTAATGAGGTCTGATCTCACAAAATTTCAATGAGAGTCTTCATTTGCATTTTAAGTGGCAGGCGAAAACATGAATTCAGATtctagaaaatatatttttttcctaaCATCTTAATGGCAACGACTTGTGACTCATGGTTTAGctgaaaaactatattttattccttttcCTTAAgacatgcatccttaaaatgatgGCACTCTTTTTTTACACTCAATTTGATTTTCTTGGCTTCCACAAATGGAAGTTTTAATGAttctgttatttcatttttacactGACTGTCTCTTAAAAGGAGATTTTGACTGACTTTTATGGCTTCAGATGTTAAGAAACACAAAAGCTTAAGTCTTACACATCTAAGCACAACATAAAAGCTGCATTTGATGGTAAGTTTATTGATCTGTAAATTTATTGATCCATGAGATGACTTCATACAAACTCACAGCTTTATATACAGAGCAATTAATTACACACCTTTGAAGCTAGGAGCATGACAAAACAATCTAATTGTATTTTGAATTCCATGTAACCATATGATCTGTATTGGAATCCATTAGGTTTCTTTGAACTCTGAGGAACAAATATCCTGAAGCATGTATCAATCAAAATGAGTCCAATCTTCTTATCATCTCCAGGAAAAAAAACCTAGATATCTCCATCAGTGTACTAATGAGGAGCTGGTAAATGTGAAACTTCATGAATTAGGAGAGACAGTTTCAGAGCTTAGGGATTACATTTAATAGATATTGACAGTTAAATGTGTTGAAAAATAGATATGCATTAATGTTCTCATGAATGCAAAAAAGGTCTTAAACCTTCAATATTTCGCAGTGCAAGTCTGACTTCTCAATATAACCAGACCTTACACAATGACAAGCAGACAGACCAACCAACTGACCCAGGAAAACCATCTTATCAACCTACAGAGGCTCTAGAACTGACCAAGTGACCAACAGACCCAGACAAACAGACCTATTGACTGACTGAACAACTGACCAAATGACCACCAACAGACAGAGGGACAGACAGAAACTGAATCTCATGAATGACAGGTGGTAAAACGAATGTATTGAATGTTTATTAGATAGATCAACAGATGGACAACAAGACAGCTGTTTAATAGAGCAGTAAACCATGTGACCAATGGAAAGACAGCAGGCAAATAGCGTGACCAATGGAAAGACAGCAAACAAATAGTGTGAACAATGGAAAGACAGCAGGCAAATAATGTGACCAATGGAAAAACAGCAGACAAATAGTGTGACCAATGGAAAGGCAGAAGACAAATAGTGTAACCAATAGAAAGACAGCAGAAAAATAGTGTGACCAATGGAAAAGACAGCATACAAAAAGTGTGCCCAATGAAAAGACATAATACAAATAGTGTGACTAATGGAAAGACAGTAAGCAAATAATGTGATCAATGGAAACACAGCAGACAAAGAGTGTGACCAATGGAAACACAGCAGACATATAGTGTGACCAAATGGAGACACATAAGGCAAATAAAGAGTGTGACCAATGGAAAGGCAAAAAGGCAAATAGTGTGACTAAAGGTAAGAAGTAGACAAATACTCTGACTAATGAAAGGACAGCAGGCAAATAGAGTGACCTATGGAAAGACAGCAGACAAATAGTGTGACCAATGGAAAGACAGCAGACAGATAGTGTGACCAATGGAAAACCAGCAGACAAATAGCGTGACCAATGGAAAGACAGCAGACAGATAGTGTGACCAATGGAAACACATCAGACAAATGGTGTGACCAATGGAAACACAGCAGACAAATGGTGTGACCAATGGAAACACAGCAGACAAATAGTGTGACTAATGGAAAGACAGCAAACAAATAATGTGACTATAGCAAAGACAGCAGACACAGAGACCAAACAGACAATGCAGTCAACCAACAGGATGAGACTGAACCCTCTCAAAATGTGTTGTCTTTCATTAAATGTCATAGAATACCAATAAATTATTCATAAGGAAAATGACAGAAGGCAAAATAAAACTACTCTATGACATTAATTAAAGGTTTATTCCCCCAGTACATAGGCTAGTCATCCAAAAAGGACATCATACATCAACTTTGGCAATAAACGTTCATCTAACCAGTCCGAACTGATCAGTCGTTCCCACAAAATCTTTTATTTTGCTAATTAACCTGAGCTTCCCATTAATCTTACGTTttgtcatttacatttttacactGTGAAACGCAGTCAAAAtccatttcattaaaaaaaaaaatcaaatattaagaaatatgttaaagggactcacttatgtttttgaaccaaaGATTATTTTTTCCCAGTAATGCATcttaaacacttattttaagagtattttactctttgatactgaaattgctagaaaaatatgaataaggAATAACAAATATTCTGGCTGTAGTGGGGAGTagaaaaaacaagagggccctgaaggccctgtatagctcacctgatccaatttaagtgtgaaataagtgttttcagggtGAGGGCAATTTTGACAGGGGGAGGGAAAAGGTGTTTTTCAGGGCAATGGATATTGCAAAGAGAGgggacttaattaaaacaaatttaggacTAGTTTTCAATGCttcatgttaaatattataGTTGAGGGTATTACAGTTTTAGAGAATTTGAAATGTCAGTCTGGTGGTCTGCTACCATAGAAAGGATGCATACTTGTCTTTGTTTGTACATCtttattttctgttcttgtTATGCTTGGAGTATAAACATGAGAATTGTCATGTTCCATCAACATATGGtaataaatgtggcctctagagtgttaacatgcttttcctattatttgacctggtgacctagtttttgaccacacatgacccagatttgaacctggcctagagctaatcaatataaacattctgactaattttcatgaacatacagtcataaatgtgacctctagagcgCTAagaagcttttcctatgatttgacctaattacctagtttttgaccacacattacccagattcaaacttaacatagagattattaatatgaacattctgaccaactttcatgaaaatacagtcataaatgtgacctctagagtgttaacaagcttttccttaaatttgacctggtgacctagtttttgaccacacatgacccagatttaaacttgacttaaagattattaatataaacattctgaccaactttcatgaagatacagtcaaaaatgtgacctctagagcgttaacaagcttttccttcaatttgacctggtgacctattttttgaccgTAAATGACCCAGATCCGAAAATGACCTAGAgattattgagggtaacattctgaccaagtttcattaagattgtgcccaaattgtgacct
Above is a genomic segment from Mya arenaria isolate MELC-2E11 chromosome 2, ASM2691426v1 containing:
- the LOC128202643 gene encoding BTB/POZ domain-containing protein 17-like — translated: MRVRKSLFRHVRMKRFSPNGSGNYPDPSKPPDGENHSRLTDGSKRVKTSQSFESLFDSETLSDITVDVNEGQYVFNAHKMILGIKSEVLAAELNDLTPASSEGERPVLCVQEPPECADVFCRFLFFVYSGTVWLHRDYVIALQRLAQKYEMQPLLLHCENFITQILNNTLAGCDIPSHGFHVTVVCSLYEDTTQTAQVRDLAFKVLCLCFTNLVQCDRWPTCSWQLVCDLLKSEYCQAEENVILTSATDWMKRNSLNDKARIEDILTHIKYPLLHKKVLYMMQKNGAFKNFPRVQELLNNAVKYHCFKDIPEAQPDFVGPQFMPRRRMPPIVTNENNNYAVEASPTSMRYSDSSSREDITYMSTSDLTFMNNSVNETSTHENTPSPSFYLDKAS